A region of Rhodospirillales bacterium DNA encodes the following proteins:
- a CDS encoding Flp family type IVb pilin codes for MLSILRELASDDEGATAIEYALIAAFISVAAVAAYTAVGSSIDASMSSTASKF; via the coding sequence ATGCTGTCGATTCTCCGCGAGCTGGCAAGCGACGACGAAGGCGCCACGGCGATTGAATACGCCTTGATCGCGGCTTTCATCTCGGTGGCGGCGGTCGCGGCGTACACGGCGGTGGGTTCCAGCATCGACGCGTCCATGAGTTCGACGGCGAGCAAGTTCTGA
- a CDS encoding Flp family type IVb pilin: protein MLSMFRKLVKDDAGATAIEYGLIAALVSVAGIVAFTAVGTGISGTMTNVSTKL from the coding sequence ATGCTGTCCATGTTCCGCAAGCTCGTCAAGGATGACGCCGGCGCCACGGCGATCGAGTACGGCCTGATCGCGGCCCTGGTCTCGGTGGCTGGCATCGTGGCGTTCACCGCCGTCGGCACCGGCATCTCGGGCACGATGACGAACGTCTCGACCAAGCTCTAA